From Pseudomonas fluorescens, one genomic window encodes:
- a CDS encoding peptidase C39 family protein → MLPLLPRFRFALLAAACALSLAGCAGSVQPEIKRLPERVELSGRFYRGDAYQGGPQTLASVLSQQGVVITPGLLEKPLHLPGAEAQLQQNMQQLAREYGMVVYPLDSTLPALLTQVAAGYPVWLRYSDGSAFWKTPRYALLAGYNRQKQTVLLRSGLEKRVLMNFKSFESAFLDAGGWAVLVQAPDQIPAKVDRQRWLNAASELNRAGQERAANRAVQALNSQP, encoded by the coding sequence GCTACTTCCTCGATTTCGCTTTGCCCTGCTGGCTGCGGCCTGCGCCCTGAGCCTGGCCGGCTGTGCCGGCAGCGTACAACCTGAAATCAAGCGCCTGCCCGAGCGTGTCGAGCTCAGCGGCAGGTTCTACCGTGGGGACGCCTATCAGGGTGGACCGCAAACCCTGGCCAGCGTTCTATCGCAACAGGGGGTGGTGATCACCCCGGGATTGCTGGAAAAGCCGTTGCACTTGCCGGGCGCCGAAGCGCAGTTGCAGCAGAACATGCAGCAACTGGCGCGCGAGTACGGGATGGTGGTCTATCCGCTGGACAGTACTCTGCCAGCATTGCTGACTCAGGTGGCGGCAGGCTATCCGGTGTGGCTGCGTTACAGCGACGGCTCGGCCTTTTGGAAGACGCCACGCTACGCGCTGTTGGCCGGTTACAATCGACAGAAGCAGACCGTGCTGCTGCGTTCGGGCCTGGAAAAACGCGTGCTGATGAACTTTAAATCGTTCGAGTCGGCCTTTCTCGACGCGGGAGGCTGGGCGGTGCTGGTGCAGGCGCCTGATCAGATACCGGCCAAGGTCGATCGTCAGCGCTGGTTGAATGCCGCCAGCGAACTCAACCGCGCTGGACAGGAGCGGGCGGCCAACCGGGCAGTTCAGGCATTGAATAGCCAGCCATGA
- the pbpG gene encoding D-alanyl-D-alanine endopeptidase — MKIRLSILSLFFAFSGSLLTPSVDARETTEAPRDTSNLHIASGSAMLIDLQTNKIIYASNPDVVVPIASVTKLMTGLVVLEAKQNMDEYISVSISDTPEMKGVFSRVKLNSELPRKEMLLITLMSSENRAAASLAHHYPGGYAAFIAAMNAKAKALGMTSTHYVEPTGLSTSNVSTARDLSKLLQAARKYPMLSELSTTKEKTVAFRKPNYTLGFHNTDHLVRKDNWDIQLTKTGFTNQAGHCLVLVTRMADRPVSLVILDAFGKYTHFADASRIRQWVETGKSSTVPAVALQYKADKNLKARQTGVAQTAE; from the coding sequence GTGAAAATCCGTCTTTCTATCCTGAGTCTCTTTTTTGCATTTTCAGGCAGCCTCCTCACGCCGAGCGTCGACGCTCGTGAAACCACCGAAGCACCCCGCGACACCTCGAACCTGCACATTGCCTCCGGCAGTGCCATGTTGATCGACCTGCAGACCAACAAGATCATCTATGCCAGCAACCCTGACGTGGTGGTGCCGATCGCCTCGGTCACCAAGCTGATGACCGGCCTGGTGGTGCTCGAGGCCAAACAGAACATGGATGAGTACATTTCCGTGTCGATCAGCGACACCCCGGAAATGAAGGGCGTGTTCTCTCGGGTCAAGCTCAACAGTGAACTGCCGCGCAAGGAAATGCTGCTGATCACCCTGATGTCCTCGGAAAACCGCGCCGCTGCCAGCCTGGCCCATCACTATCCGGGCGGCTACGCGGCCTTTATTGCGGCGATGAACGCCAAGGCCAAGGCGTTGGGCATGACCAGCACCCACTATGTCGAGCCGACCGGTCTGTCGACCAGCAACGTCTCTACCGCGCGCGACCTCAGCAAGCTGCTGCAGGCGGCACGCAAGTACCCGATGCTGAGCGAGTTGAGCACCACCAAGGAAAAGACCGTGGCGTTCCGCAAGCCCAACTACACCCTGGGTTTCCACAACACCGACCACCTGGTACGCAAGGACAACTGGGATATCCAGCTGACCAAGACCGGCTTCACCAACCAGGCAGGTCATTGCCTGGTGCTGGTCACCCGCATGGCCGATCGTCCGGTGTCGCTGGTGATTCTCGACGCCTTCGGCAAATACACGCACTTTGCCGATGCCAGCCGGATCCGTCAGTGGGTCGAAACCGGAAAGAGCAGCACGGTGCCGGCGGTGGCCTTACAGTACAAGGCTGACAAGAACCTCAAGGCCCGGCAAACCGGCGTGGCGCAAACCGCGGAATAA
- the folD gene encoding bifunctional methylenetetrahydrofolate dehydrogenase/methenyltetrahydrofolate cyclohydrolase FolD, whose translation MTAQLIDGKSIAASLRQQIAKRVAERRQQGLRTPGLAVILVGSDPASQVYVSHKRKDCEEVGFLSQAYDLPADTSQQALTDLIDRLNEDPNIDGVLLQLPLPEHLDASKLLERIRPDKDVDGFHPYNVGRLAQRIPLLRPCTPKGIMTLLESTGVDLYGMDAVVVGASNIVGRPMAMELLLAGCTVTVTHRFTKDLAGHVGRADLVVVAAGKPGLVKGEWIKEGAIVIDVGINRQDDGKLVGDVIYETALPRAGWITPVPGGVGPMTRACLLENTLYAAETLHG comes from the coding sequence ATGACTGCACAACTAATCGACGGCAAATCGATCGCCGCCAGCCTGCGCCAGCAGATCGCCAAACGAGTTGCCGAGCGTCGCCAGCAAGGCCTGCGCACTCCCGGCCTCGCGGTGATCCTGGTCGGCAGCGATCCCGCCTCTCAGGTTTATGTCTCGCACAAGCGTAAAGACTGTGAAGAGGTCGGCTTCCTCTCCCAAGCCTATGACCTGCCTGCTGACACCAGCCAGCAAGCCCTGACCGACCTGATCGATCGTCTCAACGAAGACCCGAACATCGACGGCGTGCTCCTGCAATTGCCACTGCCCGAGCACCTCGACGCTTCCAAATTGCTGGAGCGCATCCGCCCGGATAAAGACGTCGACGGTTTCCACCCTTATAACGTCGGCCGCCTGGCCCAGCGCATCCCGCTGCTGCGCCCCTGCACACCCAAGGGCATCATGACCCTGCTGGAAAGCACCGGCGTCGATTTGTACGGAATGGACGCCGTGGTCGTAGGCGCCTCGAACATCGTCGGTCGGCCGATGGCCATGGAACTGTTGCTGGCCGGTTGCACCGTAACCGTCACCCACCGCTTCACCAAGGACCTGGCCGGTCACGTTGGCCGCGCCGATCTGGTGGTGGTGGCCGCCGGCAAGCCGGGCCTGGTCAAGGGTGAGTGGATCAAGGAAGGTGCAATTGTCATCGACGTCGGTATCAACCGACAGGACGATGGCAAACTGGTTGGCGACGTGATCTACGAAACCGCCCTGCCCCGTGCTGGCTGGATCACTCCGGTACCGGGTGGTGTCGGCCCCATGACCCGCGCCTGCCTGCTGGAAAACACCCTGTACGCAGCAGAAACCCTGCACGGATAA